One genomic segment of Candidatus Fukatsuia endosymbiont of Tuberolachnus salignus includes these proteins:
- a CDS encoding Fic family protein: protein MSSLSDLLQNIQLSTGLTLAEVLASHPNIRRRTAQRWLAKMAEAGQIIAVGEGRARRYFPIKSADAANTDDTFPQHIPLSADSVDILAYVDRPITIRTPVGYQRDFLGSYQPNKTRYLSEPLCRQLKKMGDTGQAKLPAGTYGREILNRLLIDLSWASSHLEGNTYSRLDTRLLIEQGMVSQGKAAIETQMILNHKAAIELLIDNAATIRFNRYTLLNLHSILSENLLPNPADEGRLRQHAVDIGKSVYRPLSVPAQISEILDRILNKANQISDPFEQSFFVMVHLPYLQPFADVNKRTSRLVTNLPMIRANLCPLTFIDVPEQAYSRAVIGVYEMTRIELLRDLYIWAYERSTQEYLAIKQNLSEPEPLRLMYRNIINQTVRETVIQQGQEPLKVIRRTLEKQVPEMDRENVEYLVIAELRRLHEGVLVRYGLSRSEFSLWQAQQSEL from the coding sequence ATGTCATCCCTCTCTGATCTTTTGCAAAATATTCAGTTATCTACCGGGCTAACGCTGGCTGAAGTACTGGCCAGCCATCCTAATATCAGACGCCGCACCGCCCAACGCTGGCTTGCTAAAATGGCCGAAGCCGGACAAATTATTGCCGTTGGTGAGGGACGTGCACGGCGCTATTTTCCGATAAAGTCAGCCGATGCAGCTAACACGGATGATACCTTTCCTCAGCACATTCCGCTTTCTGCGGACAGTGTAGATATTCTTGCTTATGTTGATCGTCCCATCACAATACGCACACCAGTAGGCTATCAGCGCGATTTTCTAGGAAGCTACCAACCCAATAAAACACGCTACCTGTCCGAGCCATTGTGTCGTCAATTAAAAAAAATGGGGGATACCGGACAAGCTAAACTCCCTGCCGGAACTTATGGCCGTGAGATCCTGAACCGCTTATTGATCGATTTGTCATGGGCATCGAGTCATCTGGAAGGAAATACCTATTCCCGCTTGGATACCCGCCTATTGATCGAACAAGGCATGGTATCTCAAGGTAAAGCGGCCATTGAAACGCAGATGATCCTGAATCACAAAGCAGCCATAGAGTTGTTAATCGATAATGCAGCGACTATCCGCTTCAACCGTTATACATTGCTCAATCTGCACAGTATTTTGTCGGAAAACTTGCTGCCTAACCCTGCTGATGAAGGCCGGTTACGTCAACATGCTGTTGATATTGGCAAGAGTGTTTACCGCCCTCTTTCTGTACCGGCGCAAATCAGCGAGATACTTGACAGGATACTAAATAAAGCAAATCAGATCAGTGATCCGTTTGAACAATCATTTTTTGTTATGGTTCATCTGCCTTACCTACAACCTTTCGCAGATGTGAATAAACGTACTTCACGTCTAGTGACTAACTTGCCGATGATCCGCGCTAATTTGTGCCCTCTGACCTTCATTGATGTACCTGAACAGGCATACAGTCGTGCGGTTATTGGTGTCTATGAAATGACTCGCATTGAATTGTTACGTGATCTGTATATCTGGGCTTATGAACGCTCCACACAGGAGTATTTAGCCATCAAACAGAATCTGTCCGAACCCGAACCCTTACGGTTAATGTATAGAAATATTATCAATCAAACCGTGAGAGAAACGGTTATCCAGCAAGGACAAGAGCCTCTTAAGGTCATTCGTCGTACATTGGAAAAACAGGTGCCTGAAATGGATCGTGAAAATGTTGAATATCTGGTGATAGCCGAGCTGCGCAGATTACACGAAGGTGTATTGGTGCGTTACGGTTTAAGTCGCTCTGAATTTTCATTGTGGCAAGCGCAACAGAGTGAATTGTAA
- a CDS encoding transposase, whose amino-acid sequence MTPSDPLACAIKDVASAQKTTFATTQAVWRFLNNARITFSQLNDPIIAFAREGIASSPHSYALVIHDGSGLQFQSHHKKQNRLQMSHGRDIGYELQSSLLVDAASGLPVAPLAQTLTDSAGCHSTLKDDTSAPQTHMDALTTDITRLEALDIGKTLVHIIDREGDSIAYMWELSVQGLRWLIRGKEGHRVQYKGETQKLGEVADGLEFTVRAEVDYKGRKAGLAISEAPVIITRVARPKRSDKETGRRIKAQPGHSLTVRLVVAQLSDNEGRVLGRWTLLTNVEDKLCGEEGAQWYYWRWSIESFFKLIKGAGHNVEAWLQHSAVLRRLLIVSMACVLAWRLQRAEGEENARARQWICRLSGRQQKRSRRESTPSLLAGLAILLNTLKLLSEYPRRTDPAGSKSPVPVRRCVDTYVRGWDAFITFL is encoded by the coding sequence ATGACACCTTCAGATCCTCTTGCCTGTGCGATTAAAGATGTCGCCAGCGCTCAGAAGACCACCTTTGCCACCACTCAGGCCGTCTGGCGATTTCTCAACAATGCCCGTATTACCTTCAGCCAGCTTAACGACCCGATTATTGCGTTCGCCCGTGAGGGCATTGCCTCAAGCCCACATTCATATGCTCTCGTGATTCATGACGGGTCGGGTTTACAGTTCCAGTCGCATCATAAAAAGCAGAACCGCCTGCAGATGAGCCACGGCAGGGACATAGGGTATGAGCTACAAAGTAGCCTGCTGGTTGATGCCGCCTCCGGCCTGCCGGTTGCTCCTCTGGCCCAGACGTTGACAGACAGTGCGGGTTGTCACTCAACGCTGAAAGACGACACATCTGCCCCGCAGACCCATATGGATGCCCTGACGACGGATATCACTCGGCTCGAAGCCCTGGATATCGGCAAGACGTTGGTTCACATTATTGACCGTGAAGGGGACTCCATCGCCTACATGTGGGAACTGAGTGTTCAGGGTCTACGCTGGCTTATCCGTGGTAAAGAAGGTCACCGGGTTCAATATAAGGGTGAAACTCAAAAACTCGGCGAAGTCGCTGATGGTCTGGAATTTACAGTGAGAGCGGAGGTTGACTATAAAGGGAGAAAAGCGGGTCTGGCGATTAGCGAGGCCCCTGTGATAATCACCCGGGTTGCCAGGCCAAAGCGTTCAGATAAGGAAACGGGCCGACGGATAAAAGCTCAGCCAGGGCACTCCCTGACTGTCAGATTGGTTGTGGCCCAGTTGAGTGATAATGAAGGCCGGGTGCTGGGACGCTGGACGTTGCTGACGAATGTGGAGGACAAGCTCTGCGGGGAAGAGGGGGCGCAGTGGTATTATTGGCGCTGGAGCATTGAGTCGTTTTTTAAGCTGATAAAAGGTGCAGGGCATAACGTGGAGGCCTGGCTTCAGCACAGTGCGGTGCTACGCAGATTGCTGATAGTGAGTATGGCGTGTGTGCTGGCGTGGCGATTGCAGCGCGCAGAAGGAGAAGAAAATGCGCGTGCCCGGCAGTGGATATGTCGGTTATCGGGGCGACAACAAAAGCGTAGCCGACGTGAAAGCACACCGTCGCTGTTGGCAGGGTTAGCGATATTATTAAACACGCTAAAGTTATTGTCAGAATACCCCAGAAGAACTGACCCGGCTGGCAGTAAGAGCCCTGTGCCAGTTCGAAGATGTGTAGATACCTATGTAAGGGGTTGGGACGCGTTCATTACATTTCTCTAA
- a CDS encoding transposase → MKNRHYPIKASDFIKEIEPHILKYYKRPGRPAGISHYHFFSAVLYVLRTGIPWRDVPTFYGHWHTIYTRFKRWSENGLFWHLLYLLQKRKKISLNYVWIDSTTVLVHRHGSGSLKKKDLSR, encoded by the coding sequence ATGAAAAACAGACATTATCCGATCAAGGCATCCGATTTTATAAAAGAAATCGAGCCTCATATTCTTAAGTATTATAAGCGGCCAGGCAGACCCGCCGGTATCAGCCATTATCACTTTTTCTCGGCAGTGTTATACGTATTGAGAACCGGTATCCCTTGGCGTGATGTGCCTACTTTTTATGGCCATTGGCATACGATTTACACGCGTTTTAAACGCTGGAGTGAAAATGGGCTATTCTGGCATTTGCTTTATCTCTTGCAGAAAAGAAAGAAAATCAGCCTTAATTACGTCTGGATAGACAGCACCACAGTGCTGGTACACCGCCACGGCTCAGGGAGTTTAAAAAAAAAGGACCTCAGTCGATAG
- a CDS encoding transposase, whose translation MIPRCKRALYPGIQPKDKEKYKTRNAIERFFGKIKEHKRLALCFDKLDITFFLYFAIACLKVFKLLC comes from the coding sequence GTGATCCCTCGCTGCAAGCGCGCGCTTTATCCCGGTATCCAGCCAAAAGATAAAGAAAAATATAAAACACGTAATGCCATTGAACGTTTCTTCGGCAAAATAAAAGAACACAAAAGACTCGCTTTATGCTTTGATAAGCTTGATATCACCTTTTTTCTTTATTTCGCCATCGCTTGTCTTAAGGTCTTTAAATTACTTTGTTAA
- a CDS encoding TA system antitoxin ParD family protein — translation MAIPLKLSNELVDMARPRAVAEHRSIPKQIEYWARLGKVVEDNPELPVQFIKSTLLATAEADAGQLSEYHIGV, via the coding sequence ATGGCAATCCCATTGAAATTATCCAATGAACTAGTAGATATGGCCAGGCCGCGCGCCGTTGCTGAACATCGGTCCATTCCAAAACAGATCGAATATTGGGCGCGTCTCGGGAAGGTGGTTGAGGATAATCCAGAACTACCCGTTCAATTTATCAAGAGCACGCTACTCGCTACTGCTGAGGCAGATGCGGGTCAACTGTCTGAATACCACATTGGTGTGTGA
- a CDS encoding type II toxin-antitoxin system RelE/ParE family toxin yields the protein MPARDKKVVDQVVMEITAAPTIGKEKKGDLAGVFVFKFKINKQETLLAYRLLPDKRKPQEVVLLNIGSHENFYTIMKR from the coding sequence ATGCCTGCACGCGATAAAAAAGTGGTCGATCAGGTTGTCATGGAGATTACTGCTGCTCCTACCATCGGTAAAGAAAAAAAAGGCGATTTAGCCGGCGTGTTTGTTTTCAAGTTCAAAATCAACAAACAGGAAACTTTACTGGCATATCGACTTTTGCCAGATAAAAGGAAACCGCAAGAGGTTGTCTTGCTTAACATTGGTTCTCATGAGAACTTTTACACCATCATGAAACGGTAA